The region GCCCGCGCCTTTGAGCGCCTGCTCCACTAGGTCGGGCTCGTTGACCACCAGCCTCAGGATGCCGAAATCGGCGGTGTCGGCCACCGACATGGCCCGGAGATTGATGTTGTGCTCACCCAGCACGGACAGGACTTGCGCCAGCGTCCCCGGCCGATTTTCAAGAAAAACCGAGATTTGCTTGATAATCATGCTTGTCGCTCCTCCTTTACAGTTTGCGGTTGTCGATTACCCGTTTGGCCTTGCCTTCACTGCGCTCAATGCTTTTCGGGCCCACCAGCCGAACCTGGGCCGACACGCCGAGCACGCTGCCCAGGGCGGCTTCGATCTTGTGTTCCAGCGTTTCCAGCCGGCGCACCTCGTCGGAGAACATCGCCTCGGTGACTTCGACGAGAACGGTAAGTTTGTCGAGATTGTCCTCGCGGTCGACGATGAGCTGATAGTGGGGCGAGGTTTCGCCCAGGCCTAGGAGCACCGTCTCCACTTGGGAAGGGAATACGTTTACGCCCCGGATGATGAGCATGTCGTCGCTGCGGCCGAGCACCTTGCCCATGCGGACGAGCGTGCGGCCGCAGGCGCACGGTTCGTGGGTGAGTACGGTGAGGTCGCGGGTGCGGTAGCGGATCATGGGCATGCCTTCCTTGGTGATAGTGGTCAGGACCAGTTCGCCCTTTTCACCGTCCGGCAGCGTTTCGCCGGTCTGCGGGTTGATTATTTCAGGGTAGAAGTGATCTTCGTTGATGTGCAACCCGTCCTGGCACTCGCACTCGCTGGCGACGCCCGGCCCGATGATCTCGCTGAGGCCGTAGATGTCGATAGCCTTGATCGAAAGCCGCGCCTCGATCTCCTTACGCATGCGCTCCGACCACGGCTCGGCGCCGAAAACCCCGGCGCGGAGAGAGAGGTCCTTGGGCTCGAGGCCCATTTCGCCGAGCGTTTCGGCGATATACAGGGCGTAGGACGGGGTGCAGGCCAGCAGTGTGGTGCCGAAGTCCTTCATGAGCATTATCTGGCGGGCGGTGTTGCCGCTGGAAACGGGGATGACCGACGCGCCGACCAGTTCGGCGCCGTAGTGGGCGCCGAGGCCGCCGGTGAAGAGGCCGTAGCCGTAGGCCACCTGGATGAAGGATTGCCGGTTGGCGCCGGCCGCGGTGAGAGTACGCGCCATGACCTCCGCCCAGATGCCGATGTCGCGCTTGGTGTAGCCGACGACCGTCGGTTTGCCGGTGGTGCCGCTGGAGGCGTGGATGCGAACTATTTCGGCGAGCGGAACGGCGAATAGGCCGTACGGATAGTTGTCGCGCATGTCCTGCTTGGTGGTGAACGGCAGTTTCCCGATGTGTTCGAGGCTGGCGATGTCCTCGGGCAGCAGACCGGCCGCCTGCATGCGGCTGCGGTAGAAGGGCACCTGGCGGTAGGCCCTTTCGATGGTGTCGCGCAGCCTGGCCGCCTGCACGGCTGACAGTTCGGTACGGACCATGGTTTCTATCGGTTTATTCCAAAACAATTAAATCCCTCCTGCTTATTGGTTGAGCGGCTTCACCCGGCCGGCAGCGGCAGAGTGTCAGCGGCGTGTGGCATGACGGTGACGGTGTAGCCGCCGCGCCCCAGCCGGGCCTCGGCAAGCGCCAGGGCGACGTCGAAGTCGTCCGCTGGCGTCATGCCCGCTTTTTCGATGAAAGCCCTGTTTTCGGGCAGAGTAACGATTATGTGTTGGATGCGCCGGGCGTCGAGGCCGGTTTTTAAGGCCACGTAACCCGGCACGGTAAATCGTTCTCTGAGGGCCTGCTCCCGCTCAATTAGCGTGGGAATGTCGAACCAGCCGCTAAAATCGGGCGGTTCGGCGATATTGCGGCATTCCATGAAGGCGATGACAACGCCGCCCTCCTTACAGGCCGCCAGCGCGTTCTCGGTAGCTTTGGTGGCCTGGTAGAAGTTGATGTCCTTGGGATAGCCCCCCGCCGAGGCGATTACAAGGTCGGTCCGCTCGCGGACAGGAGCGCCGTAAATAGCGGCCACCCGTCGGCAGCCCTCTTCCCACGCCTCGCGCCAATGGCCGGCTACAAAGCCGGCGATGCCGCCCCCGGGCGCGGAAATGACGTTGAGCAGGAAGGCGGGAGCGAGCATGGCGGCTATTTCCGTCTGATCCTCGTGCAGCGGGTTGCCGGCCAGCCGGCCGCTGCCGCACAGGGGATTGACGCCGCCGCCGGGAGTCTCGCTCAGGCAGAAGCGGTGATTGGCCTGAATGGCGGCGTAGCTGGC is a window of Selenomonadales bacterium 4137-cl DNA encoding:
- a CDS encoding phenylacetate--CoA ligase — encoded protein: MFWNKPIETMVRTELSAVQAARLRDTIERAYRQVPFYRSRMQAAGLLPEDIASLEHIGKLPFTTKQDMRDNYPYGLFAVPLAEIVRIHASSGTTGKPTVVGYTKRDIGIWAEVMARTLTAAGANRQSFIQVAYGYGLFTGGLGAHYGAELVGASVIPVSSGNTARQIMLMKDFGTTLLACTPSYALYIAETLGEMGLEPKDLSLRAGVFGAEPWSERMRKEIEARLSIKAIDIYGLSEIIGPGVASECECQDGLHINEDHFYPEIINPQTGETLPDGEKGELVLTTITKEGMPMIRYRTRDLTVLTHEPCACGRTLVRMGKVLGRSDDMLIIRGVNVFPSQVETVLLGLGETSPHYQLIVDREDNLDKLTVLVEVTEAMFSDEVRRLETLEHKIEAALGSVLGVSAQVRLVGPKSIERSEGKAKRVIDNRKL
- the larA gene encoding nickel-dependent lactate racemase; its protein translation is MTEFSLPFGNGAAVISLPAARQIQLVDGRPTPAVDDVAAAVRLAFASPIGAPPLGEVVAAGDRVAVVASDMTRSGLRHDLFLPALLDELNAAGVPDDDITLVVALGAHRRHTPEENAATYGREVVGRVRIEQSFASDGADFVRLGTTSRGVAAEISRHVAAADKVILTGGIAYHPMAGFAGGRKSIVPGVASYAAIQANHRFCLSETPGGGVNPLCGSGRLAGNPLHEDQTEIAAMLAPAFLLNVISAPGGGIAGFVAGHWREAWEEGCRRVAAIYGAPVRERTDLVIASAGGYPKDINFYQATKATENALAACKEGGVVIAFMECRNIAEPPDFSGWFDIPTLIEREQALRERFTVPGYVALKTGLDARRIQHIIVTLPENRAFIEKAGMTPADDFDVALALAEARLGRGGYTVTVMPHAADTLPLPAG